The Saccharothrix variisporea genome has a segment encoding these proteins:
- a CDS encoding GNAT family N-acetyltransferase: MSIEVGSFDPHTAPESDLREYHRIRVAEGDPDDLDYERLVTRMRHPMPGLGPAEFRLVRVAGEVVGVVYTRYPEAPNDHMALCEVVVHPDHRRRGIGTQVLRTLLPDFRARGRRTVEAWLVVEDSPGDRWAKWLGFRTARSIARLGLDFADADRSLWHVDPPAGYELVRWTGTTPDDLVESTARARGAIHDAPTGDTEFREPEWTAQRVRETEAEYRDGGVEQRVVAAVRDGEVVGLTEVIRLPSRPDRFYQGYTAVLGAHRGRRIGLWLKGDMLRWLAEDPTAARITTATESENHHMIRVNRELGWHDLPTDLVLAHDVAALAERLGG, encoded by the coding sequence GTGAGCATCGAGGTCGGGTCGTTCGACCCGCACACCGCGCCGGAGTCGGACCTGCGGGAGTACCACCGCATCCGGGTCGCCGAGGGCGATCCCGACGACCTCGACTACGAGCGCCTGGTCACGCGGATGCGCCACCCGATGCCGGGGCTGGGGCCGGCCGAGTTCCGGCTGGTGCGCGTGGCCGGTGAGGTCGTCGGCGTGGTCTACACCCGGTACCCCGAAGCGCCGAACGACCACATGGCGTTGTGCGAGGTGGTCGTGCACCCCGACCACCGGCGGCGCGGGATCGGCACGCAGGTGCTGCGGACCTTGCTGCCGGACTTCCGGGCGCGGGGCAGGCGGACCGTCGAGGCGTGGTTGGTGGTCGAGGACAGCCCGGGCGACCGGTGGGCGAAGTGGTTGGGCTTCCGGACCGCGCGGTCGATCGCCCGCCTGGGCTTGGACTTCGCCGACGCCGACCGGTCGTTGTGGCACGTGGACCCGCCCGCCGGCTACGAGCTGGTGCGTTGGACCGGCACCACACCGGACGACCTGGTCGAGTCCACCGCACGGGCGCGCGGCGCGATCCACGACGCCCCGACCGGGGACACCGAGTTCCGCGAACCGGAGTGGACCGCGCAGCGGGTTCGGGAAACCGAGGCGGAGTACCGGGACGGCGGCGTCGAGCAGCGGGTCGTGGCGGCGGTGCGGGACGGTGAGGTGGTCGGGTTGACGGAGGTCATCCGGCTGCCGTCCCGGCCCGACCGGTTCTACCAGGGGTACACGGCCGTGCTGGGCGCGCACCGGGGACGGCGGATCGGCTTGTGGCTCAAGGGGGACATGCTGCGGTGGCTGGCGGAGGACCCGACCGCCGCCCGCATCACGACGGCGACCGAGAGCGAGAACCACCACATGATCCGGGTGAACCGCGAGCTGGGCTGGCACGACCTCCCGACCGATCTGGTGCTGGCGCACGACGTGGCGGCGCTCGCGGAGCGGCTCGGGGGGTAG
- a CDS encoding GNAT family N-acetyltransferase, producing the protein MDVARFDPHREDPVPVARVQVAAMEHARTPGPRPNVDTAVWRLRNPFPDLGPAVHWVARAGGEVVGVAVAYFPERENTSSVLLTITVHPDHRRRGAGAALLRAVVAESVARGRTSAEVWQVDEGGPGEAWASSLGFRVGWRTVLQQLDVTDARTDVPVPAGYRFRRWIGAAPDDLVESYARARNAIGDSPLGDAEFEHPEWTVERVREEEAARRRQDVEQLVVVAVHEESGEVAGLTEVETRPTAPTWLMQRDTAVVAAHRGRGLGVAMKAGLLRWVLPERPEVQSVLTGTGSDNVAMQRVNHALGYRDVRTWLFLQREVEGL; encoded by the coding sequence ATGGATGTGGCACGGTTCGACCCGCACCGCGAAGACCCGGTGCCGGTCGCACGGGTGCAGGTGGCCGCGATGGAACACGCCCGGACGCCGGGACCGCGGCCGAACGTGGACACGGCGGTGTGGCGGTTGCGCAACCCGTTCCCGGACCTCGGTCCGGCGGTGCACTGGGTGGCGCGGGCGGGTGGCGAGGTCGTCGGGGTGGCGGTGGCGTACTTCCCGGAGCGGGAGAACACCTCGTCCGTGCTGCTCACGATCACCGTGCACCCGGACCACCGGAGGCGCGGCGCGGGTGCGGCGTTGCTGCGGGCGGTCGTGGCGGAGTCGGTGGCGCGCGGGCGGACGTCGGCGGAGGTCTGGCAGGTCGACGAGGGCGGGCCGGGTGAGGCCTGGGCGTCGTCGTTGGGGTTCCGGGTGGGGTGGCGGACGGTGCTGCAACAGCTGGACGTGACCGACGCGCGCACCGACGTGCCCGTCCCGGCCGGCTACCGGTTCCGGCGGTGGATCGGGGCCGCGCCCGACGACCTGGTCGAGTCCTACGCCCGCGCCCGCAACGCGATCGGCGACTCGCCGTTGGGGGACGCCGAGTTCGAGCACCCGGAGTGGACGGTCGAACGGGTCCGCGAGGAGGAGGCCGCACGGCGGCGGCAGGACGTCGAGCAGCTCGTCGTCGTGGCGGTGCACGAGGAGTCCGGCGAGGTCGCGGGGCTGACCGAGGTCGAGACCCGGCCGACCGCGCCGACGTGGCTGATGCAGCGCGACACCGCCGTCGTGGCGGCGCACCGGGGCCGGGGGCTGGGCGTGGCGATGAAGGCCGGCTTGCTGCGGTGGGTGCTGCCCGAGCGGCCGGAGGTGCAATCGGTGCTCACCGGCACGGGATCGGACAACGTCGCCATGCAGCGGGTCAACCACGCGTTGGGGTACCGGGACGTTCGGACGTGGCTGTTCCTGCAACGCGAGGTGGAAGGACTGTGA
- a CDS encoding RICIN domain-containing protein — translation MEAHHLRPPEAEDAAEFVAAMRALRVRSGYSFRALERRAATLGEVLPTSTLNSALSRSTLPREQIVVAFVRACGGDEETAAAWARVRADLAATEVEPDSAPAPTPEPEVPEPEAAEPETIDPPAPVEIAEEPPVTAGRRSRALAVVLGLLAVVLAIVLVVVLNRAPQDQTATGPTSTTTTTAETTAAATTTTTAETTQPAPAPQNPPQNPPPNPATTTVPTTENRPEPPPNSSPRNGIQRIRLSHTGLCVGEGQERFSGSARIVLGQHDCATATPPTELERLPDGSFRIKLHNADYGIGCATVDYGGTDTGVLIAGTNCGNRVDQQFTLEPVATGYLLHSVPGARYCIGVYGGSREPGTQLIQNPCDGGAHQVFQLG, via the coding sequence GTGGAGGCACACCACTTGAGGCCGCCGGAGGCCGAGGACGCGGCGGAGTTCGTCGCGGCCATGCGGGCGCTGCGGGTGCGGTCGGGCTACAGCTTCCGGGCCCTGGAACGCCGTGCCGCGACCCTGGGTGAGGTCCTGCCGACGTCGACCCTGAACTCGGCCCTGTCCCGCTCGACGTTGCCGCGCGAGCAGATCGTGGTGGCGTTCGTCCGTGCGTGCGGGGGCGACGAGGAAACAGCGGCAGCCTGGGCCCGGGTCCGCGCCGACCTGGCGGCGACGGAAGTCGAGCCGGATTCGGCACCCGCGCCCACTCCCGAACCCGAAGTCCCCGAACCCGAAGCCGCCGAACCGGAAACCATCGATCCCCCCGCGCCTGTGGAGATCGCCGAAGAACCTCCGGTCACCGCAGGCCGCCGGAGCCGCGCGCTCGCCGTCGTGCTGGGGCTCCTCGCGGTGGTCTTGGCGATCGTGCTGGTGGTCGTCCTCAACCGCGCACCACAAGACCAAACGGCCACCGGCCCCACATCGACCACCACGACAACCGCCGAGACCACCGCAGCCGCCACCACGACCACCACCGCGGAAACCACCCAACCCGCCCCGGCACCGCAGAACCCACCGCAGAACCCACCGCCGAACCCCGCGACCACCACCGTCCCCACCACGGAGAACCGCCCCGAGCCGCCGCCGAACAGCAGCCCCCGCAACGGCATCCAACGCATCCGCTTGAGCCACACGGGCCTGTGCGTCGGTGAGGGCCAGGAGCGGTTCAGCGGGTCAGCCCGGATCGTCCTGGGCCAACACGACTGCGCCACCGCCACCCCGCCCACGGAACTGGAACGCCTGCCGGACGGCTCCTTCCGCATCAAGCTGCACAACGCCGACTACGGCATCGGCTGCGCGACCGTCGACTACGGCGGCACGGACACGGGTGTCCTCATCGCGGGCACGAACTGCGGCAACCGCGTCGACCAGCAGTTCACCCTGGAACCGGTCGCCACGGGCTACCTCCTGCATTCCGTCCCGGGCGCGCGCTACTGCATCGGCGTCTACGGCGGCAGCCGCGAGCCGGGCACCCAGCTGATCCAGA